One window of the Camelina sativa cultivar DH55 chromosome 1, Cs, whole genome shotgun sequence genome contains the following:
- the LOC104712898 gene encoding tafazzin, with the protein MGIQFVDKADLWKSALLLNLKLRDRFRIAVDDHRGRSAVLSPDGYFSSTIHRWLTRFRNFRRESLPSPPAFYRRRVSKDLTAEEESALFRMLQAVAIPLIGNACHVFMNGFNRVQVYGLEKFHDALLNRPKNKPLVTVSNHVASVDDPFVIASLLPPKLLLDARNLRWTLCATDRCFKNPVTSAFFRSVKVLPVSRGEGIYQQGMDIAISKLNNGGWVHIFPEGSRSRDGGKTMGSAKRGIGRLILDADTLPMVVPFVHTGMQDIMPVGASVPRIGKTVTVIIGDPIHFNDILGTEGAKHVSRKHLYDAVSSRIGQRLYDLKAQVDRVSLEQQSMMSHDAKTSSERAAEILHRVDWDSFGMGAQFSEESSASSNKQTAQTDDGNVRYPKRGASSEGGAISLKIKKFMDSTEMMGFAARGLFMNEYKSWGESPKIGPLKTWKEYLDVNLMNRGGLRQDTHTC; encoded by the exons ATGGGAATTCAATTCGTTGACAAGGCAGATCTATGGAAGAGTGCTCTGTTGTTGAATCTTAAGCTCCGTGATCGATTTCGCATCGCCGTAGACGATCACCGTGGTCGATCGGCTGTTTTGTCCCCGGATGGTTACTTCTCTTCCACTATCCACCGCTGGCTGACTCGATTCCGGAACTTTCGCCGTGAATCTCTCCCTTCTCCTCCCGCTTTTTATCGCCGACGAG TTTCTAAAGATTTAACGGCAGAAGAAGAGTCAGCTCTATTCCGGATGCTTCAAGCTGTGGCTATTCCCCTCATTGGAAATGCTTGTCATGTTTTCATGAATGGTTTCAACCGTGTTCAG GTGTATGGATTAGAGAAATTCCATGATGCTTTACTCAACAGACCAAAGAACAAGCCTCTTGTAACG GTTAGCAATCATGTTGCATCTGTGGATGATCCATTTGTCATTGCTTCGCTACTTCCACCTAAACTTCTACTTGATGCCCGTAATTTGAGGTGGACGCTTTGTGCTACGGATAGATGTTTTAAAAACCCTGTAACTTCAGCTTTCTTTCGATCTGTCAAAGTTTTACCAGTTTCTCGTGGTGAAGGAATTTATCAGCAG GGAATGGACATTGCGATTTCTAAACTAAACAATGGAGGGTGGGTTCACATCTTTCCAGAAGGCAGTCGCTCTCGGGATGGTGGAAAGACTATGGGCTCAGCGAAGAGGGGTATCGGAAG GTTGATTTTGGATGCAGATACTCTCCCCATGGTTGTTCCATTTGTGCATACTGGTATGCAAGATATAATGCCAGTTGGAGCCAGTGTTCCTCGGATTGGCAAGACA GTGACAGTGATCATTGGAGACCCTATTCACTTTAATGATATTCTCGGCACTGAAGGAGCCAAACACGTCTCGAGGAAACACTTGTATGATGCAGTCTCTTCCAGGATAGGACAAAGACTGTACGATTTAAAAGCACAAGTCGATAGAGTATCTCTAGAACAACAATCTATGATGTCACACGACGCCAAAACATCCTCTGAACGTGCTGCGGAGATCTTACATAGAGTCGATTGGGATTCGTTTGGGATGGGAGCACAGTTTTCAGAAGAATCATCAGCCAGCAGTAATAAACAGACTGCCCAAACCGATGATGGCAATGTCAGATATCCGAAAAGGGGAGCCTCATCTGAAGGAGGAGCGATCAGCTTGAAGATTAAGAAGTTCATGGACTCAACTGAGATGATGGGTTTCGCGGCTAGAGGTTTGTTTATGAACGAGTACAAGAGTTGGGGTGAATCTCCCAAAATCGGGCCTTTAAAGACATGGAAAGAGTATTTGGATGTGAATCTTATGAACCGTGGTGGACTACGACAAGATACACACACTTGCTAG